In Oryza sativa Japonica Group chromosome 1, ASM3414082v1, the genomic stretch ACAATACTAAGATTACCTAGCACACAAACGCGAAACAGAAAAATGCTCCACCTTGATAAAAATAGATTGGGAATCCAGAAGTCAATCATGAAACAACAGAGCAATTGCACATGCAAACAGTAACTTCTTGCATCGTTCGCATTCTCCCACAACCTAATAACTTCTAGGTCGAATCAACTCAACAAGAGTCACTCCTATTACCCTAAAACCCCCCGAATTAACGCCAAATCGAGACCAGGGATGAACAGGGAGAAGAGAGCGAGACGCACCCATCCCGAGCGCGGAGAGCTCGACATCGCCGTGCTGCTGCATGTACCTCTGCATAAAAACGAAACCAATCCAATCAGTCAACAAAAACCGCTGCTGCTCGCGGCTAGGGCACggagaggaggcgaggcgggtaGAGTGACAAACCTTGGCGAGGTTGACATAGAAGAAGAGTGGCTTCTTGGTGTTGGACACCTGGATGCGGTTGCTGCTGCTCCCGGCCGCCCTCCTCTGCGCCCCCTCAccaccacctcccgccgccgccgccgccgccgcgggctccCCCTCCACGGCCAGGTTCCTCACCCCCTCGGTGATCTCCTCCACCGCCATCGCTCAAGCTACGCCGCTCGGTGGTGGTAGCTCGCTCTCCGCAgatcggtggtggtggtggtggtgggttgtGCGGCttggcctcctcttcctctcgtcTTCTTCGCTTGTGGGGTGGCGTACGGGCAGGGGAGACAGGAGGAGGAATGGCTGGCTGCGCGAGACTGGAGGGCTCCGGCCCGTGCGCTTCGTAACCCTACTGGAATTGGGCCTTTTTTGGGCCGTGTATGGGCTGGGCAGTGGTGACAaggaataggaaaaagtacaccgaaggtccctcaacttgtcatcgagctacaaaatcgtcccccaagcTCAAAACCGTATGCaacgcatcccccaacttacaaaaccagtgcaaactagatccctcgacggttttgaccccaattttatccgacgtggcggctgagtcagcgtgggacccacgtataccccacatgtcaggtgccacgtcagcaaggtctctcttcctcctcctctctctctctttcgctGGAGACCGGGCCAAAACTAAAACCACAAATCGTCCAAACTGAATATTGGATGAAGACCAGGATGTTGCAATGGCAATTACAAGCAATTTACTTACAGCTTcagttctgaattctgaagatAGAAATTGAATCTTCTcaatttctgtaaatattatcTACAGAGGCATAGTTACTGGTTACAAAGACTAAACTCTAAATATCACTCCAACTCTCAGCAAGCTCTTCGGTTGTCCAACTCCATGGCCACCATGGCCGCCTTCGCCGCTTCTTGGCCGCCGGCCGGTCGCGCGCCATCGACGTTCTTGGACATGGAGGGCACGGGCAGCGCGGCGGTGGCATGGGGGCGCGCTGGTTGTggcggtggcagcagcagcagcagcagcagcagctccggcggcggcagtcGTAGAAGCACTGGTGCGAGTGgctgccaccggcggcgagctcctgcgCGCTGTGCACTCGCcgcatgggcggcggcgagctccatctCGCTCCGCGCGCGCCGCATCACCGGGGGCGCCGCGACGGGTGGGTGTgggcggcgccgctgctggacgccggcagcggcggcggcaacgtcaACGGCGGTGGAGATGAACACCCGGAAACTCGCGGACCGCCGTGTCGCCTGAGGCGGTCGTACTCGTCGCGCATGTGGGCGAGCTCCTCGTCGAGGCCCTCGTCGGCGAGGCGGTACCTGACCACCGTCACCGTGACGGTTTGTGGTTTTAGTTCCGCGGCCGCTTGATCCACGCCGCCTAGGTCACTGCGGTCCACTCCGCATGCTCGACGCCGATCTGCCTCCGCGAACTCCGGCGTCGTCTCCGCTTGCCGTCTGCCGCTACCGGCCTCGACGACGCTCCTCCACCCCGTTCCATGCCGTCGGAGGGGACGAGCTGTACGCGCCGCTGGGCCGGGAGGACGAGcacccgtcgccggcgtcctctCTATCCGCCGCTTCGAGAGAcctgtgggtcccacgtggacaagagaggaggctgacgcggacaagctgacatgtggggcccatgtgggtcccacgctgactaagccgccacgtcggacaaaaccggggtcaaaaccaccgagggacctaatttgcactggttttataagttgagggatacgttgtatccggttttgtggttagggaacgattttgtaactcaatgacaagttgaggggtcttcagtgtactttttcccaaggaataagtccacttaaggctgtgttcggaactTCCTGTTCCCATCCCCACTATCTCGAtttccgcgtgcacgttttttaaattgctaaacggtatattttttgcaaaaagtttctatacgaaagttgtttaaaaaaatcaaattaatccatttttttaaaaaaattagctaatacttaattaatcacgcgctaatagactgctccgttttccgtgcggggaGATGGTTCCCAACCCACAAgtaacgaacacagccttagactCTCTTAATTAGTGACTGAAGCTAATTCGTATCCTGAATCGCAATGCCAGATAAATGGATCAcacgctatttttttttttgtgtgaatgattaAATGGATCccgcatattttttaaatttcaatgccacataagcgtcaagtCAAcaccacgtgggacgaagactaGGTTAACACCACCACGTAGCGCCACGTTAGCGAAACCACACTCCAAAAACGTTgagggagttaaattgcaccAGTTTTCGTGGTTGGGGGGTCGAGGTATCCGGTATTGCGGTTCAGATATATGAATCTGATTGAAGCTATAGTTGAGGGAGCAAAAGTGAACTTATCCTGGTGACAATGATCGGCCCATGTATAGATACGGAGCTTTTTGCGGTTAGAGGCCCACCCAATGTCAGCTAGTTAGGCTCGCGTGATTGCTGGACCGTAGGGTGTGATTCTGGGCCGGCTCATAAACTCAGTTATAATTATAAGCCAATTAAATAGGTAAACCACTGGGCTCATTTATACACCCTCAGTACCTGGACATTTGGAGACATTGTCATTTGTCAAGCACTCAACTCAAGCCACTCATGGCAAcggttgataatacttatcgttttggacaagggcacgatctctaaaaaaaactttgaccattatttttcattataatatgtataaaagtgttaacaaatatatgatcttattaaattactttttaaaactaatctatacatgtacatgtagtcaccatatttgaaagataaatattttaaaaataatttataattaaagattctaaagtttaaCATCACCCTTgttcaaaacgacaagtattatcagcccggagggacTACCATCTAGTAGCTTCTCCAACGTGAGGTTAAATCGATGTGCGCTAAAAGAAAATCAACCTCAAACGGAGAGTCTATCTTAGCTGATTATAGATGATGCCCCGCGCTTTGTTACGGGATATATATTAGATATTGTAGAAATGATGaaataatttgaattaaaatattatgaaaatgatttgagaatgatgatatttagcatgtgtatgtttagttttgaatgaaataaattgtagatataattactatatgcttgTATGTTGAGCTTTATGTGCTTAAtaggttgatgtggcatgcttgcatgtagTTTTTACGAGTGGTAATAAATATtctctccgtcttaaaatataaaaatctaaGATCGAATGTTACTAATAATACAAATCTGTACAGCAGCCTATCGATAAGCGTTCAATGATAATTGCATTGACCTCTTCTAACAACAATTTGAGCACATGTTCTAGACGATGAAGATTCCATTTTTTTtggttaataaaaaaatagaatcaGTGTATTATGAAGCACTTATTTTCTAGCTAGGCCTTATTTATATCCCAAAAATTTTTAcctaaaaacgtcacatcaaatatttggacacatgcatgaagcattaaatatggacgaaaaaaccaattatacagtttacatgtaaattgcgagacaaatcttttaagcctaattacaccatgattcgacaatgtgatgctacagtaaatatttgctaatgacggattaattaggcttaataaatttgactcgcagtttacaggcggaatatgtaatttattttgttattagtctatatttaatacttcaaatgtgtgtccgtatacttcgaaaactttacacccaaataACTAAATATACCCGAGAAAGGGTGCCACCAATATTTACATAATTTACTACTGTTTATTACAGTGGCCTCGAATTCTTAGGTATGGTAGCCCGTGAATGATTAGCATGCGCCCACAGGAAGCAAAACCTGAAAGGGTCGCTCTTCATGCTCAAAAATCCGGCGGTTTCCGAGGATTTTTGGCCATTCCTGCGTGCGCCGTTGTATCGGCGCTAATAATATGATCGCCTCTCCCACTTGCCGGTGAAACTAACTGTCACTCTGTCAGTGCGTGCAGGAGCCAATTAATATAACCAAGGGTTTAATCCGTATTAGTATATACAGAACGCGTTAAAATACAATGCAACTCTGAATATTAATCGTGTATCACACCTCAACAAGCACAGGGTGTGTGCATGCATTTGTATATACATTCAACGTAGctgtcactggtggagaaaccctttgtagtcccggttcgtaaccccctttagtcccggtttccaaaccgggagtaccaatccgggactgaagatcgctatctttagtcccgggtgaaataaccgggagtaaagatcaatctttagtcccggttggtaacaccaaccgggactaaagatagagctgaccttttttttttgcatgcccctgttgctgcatggtttatatatatatatatatatatatatatatatatatatatatatatatatatatatatatatatatatatatatatatatatatatataaaccatgcatatatatgtttcaatacatatatatgcatacatatatatatatatatgtatttatacatatatatgttatgcaaatgcatatgtatatagatatatatatgaacaaaatatatttacattatagaaaatgtgtacacatgcatatagaaacatatgtagtcatgtattaattacaatccattatatgtcctagctagctacgatttcgacgtagtagtactcgctgctagctcagaagctaaggaccggtgaattgtgtttccgtcgtagtagaattcacccttgggatcaaggatttcttcgttgatgaatcccatgagttgttcttgaaccgccgcgataaattccttgtgtgtggtcaggttatccctcatgcgaataaactatatgaatgtatgaaattgattagtaattaaacaagaaatcgctacgtaatgaaattttgaatttatttgtacgtacatcgagctctcttgtggtgatgatttggtctgcaaggcagtggcaatactcgcacacgtaatagccgcacaagttagttccctgcttttgctttgcgcactacaaataaatgacaaacaacgagagatctaattaatatacacttgtatgtatttgaatcggagaaatataaatgtagagcatgtgtactcacaggaaatttgaacttccgcctaagtctttctctccatttgccgcggaccaaatgacggaaccgataccaagccctacatggagtttaaagctatgattcgtagtagcaattaacataacaagattttcttaattaacaaaggaacttatgacggtacctgtctataagttcgaaaaccttgtcaaacgtagactcttttttatccattgagtcatatacgttgacggtgcaggcctccaggtcgatgagtaaaagcacccagtggaatctgcaatgtgcgtgggatgcattacatatgaaacacttagcaagttcgtacgggaatgaaatttggtatgtaggaagacagtaaaattaaactaactctgtgttgtatggcaacagtatgaacgtcttgtaatgctgcgccttcaggagatggacgagattgtcctctgtttcttgtggatattggtcgagcattgcgacgtttactttccgagggtcgatgaatccagtatcgaaaaccctccgccgtcgggccctttgaatctccattctacaacgataaaagggagtatattattttctatggtctacttatatacaaggacctaattaattaaaggagacgtatagtaagaaatctaactgaacgatatacttacaaaatccagcaactcataatagagacgtcgagggcgtccagctggtatagttcgtagattcctctgaaattgatccagagaatgtcatctccttgcaagaagtccgtgtccctgatcctcgctccgatcatctctctaccggtggcgctcatctccatgtacagctgatggaacttgtacatttgtgtgggtagggactgcagcagctcaggcttgacaagcggtttaccgagttcgtacatgtatttcacttccgccttttcgattggtgcgactcctagcaattgatctgtagttagaccggtgtcagtaataaattgttctatcgtcatttctttaccggtcaccaacggctcgatctcctggtttggttgctctccaagctgagggactggtttggactttccagaagatgctttcttcagcgttcgctcatagtccgatagcttgatggcctccttgacagatgcagacatacccctgaagaagttcctgacactggggtctataggaatcttcttttctggacttcgaggcttgaattgtctcttgacttctgatgcaacgtaagcgtcaagctcctcttgcgtgcaatcgtaccccgggtccttgttcttggcggcgtcaactttcgccttctttgttgcccttgtgtgggcaagcggtggagctgggggggcccttgactttgaaggtgccggaagaggagcttgcgggggagtaggtgtaggagcacgaggaggagtcggtgcaggatcctgaggagtcgatgctggagactgaggtggagacggtgctggcggagcatgaggaggagacggtgcaggatcctgaggaggagatggcggagccggaggagatggtgcacgagacgccgcttgtcgcccagggaggatgatgtaccgcctgcgccatagaataatggcatggcatgtgtctcgtagatgcgtctcaccgtctcctccagggtaatccagctcgaggtcctcgtacgcgccttcgaccaactcaacttcgaccttggagtatcctgctggaatcggcctgcagtggtaagtacctgaagggtccgttgggatggccatgcccgacgccaccttcatgttgtgagagattatttattagtaatcaacatatataagcagcaactagcggaatggctaaatcttacctttattgataagttcttgaaaggaatatgcagctcacatggtgtccgctgagtgatgtcatcaacgggacaggtcgattcgtcctgtgtttgcatggcgtccatgctctgtgatcctacctgccccgttgaggcgcagctgctacggtttcctgacgggctcaccattacaggaggaatggtcggctggggatcatgggaccgatgtgcggccatgcgttcatcaaccttccttgccacctcctcttgcatgttgagttcgtagctcgatacccggaactctaggtctgcaatcttcgcctcggtatctctcttgctcctcatccgactcctgtacgtgtggatgtcctccttgaaaccaatcttccaaggaatcacccctttccctcgagttcgtcctggatgctctggagtctgcagggcgagtgtcagctcgtccctatctctgtctggtcggaacgtgccctgagaggaggcctcCACtacatctgttagtcgtcgcgcagcctcttgtatctgatagccgaagaccagtgagccatcagctgggttgagcgttccaccgtgagcatagtaccagaacttcgatcgttccggccaattggctgttgccggttcgatacccctctcaatcaagctagcctctatctgctcccacttcggcatcgcgacgctatagcctcctgaccccaagtggtgatggtacttcttcttggcggcattttctttgtttctttccatcatcgccttcccttgttcacctgtctta encodes the following:
- the LOC4327120 gene encoding uncharacterized protein At2g34160 isoform X2, coding for MAVEEITEGVRNLAVEGEPAAAAAAAGGGGEGAQRRAAGSSSNRIQVSNTKKPLFFYVNLAKRYMQQHGDVELSALGMEIRTSTVEINDESRVRPLQKAKIEIVLEKSEKFDELMAAAAEEREAAEAEEQA
- the LOC4327120 gene encoding uncharacterized protein At2g34160 isoform X1, with amino-acid sequence MAVEEITEGVRNLAVEGEPAAAAAAAGGGGEGAQRRAAGSSSNRIQVSNTKKPLFFYVNLAKRYMQQHGDVELSALGMAIATVVTVAEILKNNGFAVEKKIRTSTVEINDESRVRPLQKAKIEIVLEKSEKFDELMAAAAEEREAAEAEEQA